The sequence below is a genomic window from Bacteroidota bacterium.
CGACAACCGGATGGTTCGCTATACAACGAGCAGCTATTTGGCACCATTGGCTTCGATGGTATGTCGTCATTGATGTACCACATCCACCGACCAACGCAGGTAAAAGAAATTGCCGGCTCAGTTGATCTGGCGCCGAAAATTGCTGTAGAGAAAAACATCACGGCGCGCCTGTTAAAAGGCTTTCAGATTGCGCCGGCTGATGACTTCCTCGAAAGCCGCGTACCCCTGCTGGTAAACAACGATATCCACATCGGAATGGCAGCACCGCGCAAGTCCATGACGGACTATTTCTACAAAAACGCCGATGCTGACGAGCTGCTTTTCATCCACGAAGGCACTGGAACCTTGAAATCCCTTATGGGCAACATTCCGTTTGTGCCGGGTGATTATCTCGTGATTCCGCGCGGGATGATTTACCAGATGGACTTTGATGGAGAAGCCAATCGGATCCTGTTCTCTGAATCCTTTCATCCGATTTATACCCCCAAGCGCTACCGGAACTGGTTTGGACAATTGCTCGAGCATTCCCCGTTTTGCGAGCGCGATTATATCTTGCCGCAGGAACTGGAAACGCACGATGAAGCCGGCGACTTTGTGATGAAAATCAAAAAGCAGGGCCACCTGCATACGCTGGTTTATTCGTATCACCCATTCGATGTTGTGGGCTGGGATGGCTACAATTTCCCCTACGGATTCTCCATTCACAACTTTGAACCCATCACCGGCCGCGTCCACCAGCCACCTCCCGTCCACCAGACCTTTGAAACCCGGGCGTTTGTTGTGTGCTCGTTTTGCCCGCGCCTCTACGACTATCATCCCCAGGCCATACCTGCGCCCTACAACCACAGCAATATCGATTCAGATGAAATGCTGTACTATGTAGATGGCGATTTTATGAGCCGGAATAACATCGAAAAAGGACACATTACGTTGCATCCAGGCGGCATTCCCCATGGGCCACATCCTGGTGCTTATGAGCGCAGTATTGGCAAAACGGAGACGGAAGAGCTCGCTGTCATGATTGATACCTTTAAGCCGCTGATGGTAACTGAAGCCGCTATGGGTATTGATGATGGTAAATATTACAAATCATGGTTGCCGCACGACTAGTCAAAAACCTTTGGGTTTTTGGGGTTGAAGGTTGCAAGTTTAAGGTTGAAAGTTGGTTTTACTGGCTTCAAACCGGCGGCATGTACACAAGCGCTAGCGTAATCCTTAAGGCCCAAAACCTTCAACCTTAAACCTGGAACCTTCAACCAAAAAAGCATGGTGAAATCGATTGATCCGCAGTCGCTGCCTGTACGGGAATTGCATGGCTATCTGCTCGGGGCGGTAGCGCCGCGGCCGATAGCGTTTGCCAGTACGGTGGACAAAGCCGGCAACGTGAACCTGAGCCCTTTTAGCTTTTTCAACGTGTTTAGTGCGAACCCGCCGGTGATGATTTTTTCACCTGCGCGACGGGCAACCAACAACACCACGAAACACACCTACGAAAATTTGCTCGAAGTGCCCGAGGTGGTCATCAATATCGTCAATCATCCGATTGTCGAGCAGATGTCATTGACCAGCACGGACTATCCGGATGGCGTCAACGAGTTCGCGAAAGCAGGCCTGACTGAAGTGCCATCTGTCCGAGTGAAACCCCCCCGCGTGGCCGAGTCACCGGTCTCGTTTGAGTGTGTTGTGGATGATGTCGTGCAGCTCGGCGACCAGGGTGGGGCCGGTAACCTGATCATCTGCCGGGTTGTGATGCTGCATTTGGATGATGCGTACCTCGACGCAGATGGAAAGCTCGATACGACGAGATTAGATTTGGTAGGGCGGATGGGGGGCAGCTGGTATTGCCGCGCTAACGGGGCGGCCTTGTTTGAAATCCCGAAACCGCTGAGAACACGCGGTATTGGCGTAGACGAGCTTCCGGCGTCTGTGCAGCAGAGCGCGGTGCTGACGGGGAATAACCTCGGCCGGCTTGGGAATCTCGAACACCTGCCTACTGCTGATGAGCTACAGGCCGCGCGCGACATGCCGGCTGTGGCCGAAATACTGGAACTGCAGGCAAAAGACCCCCAATCAGGTCTCGAACAACTGCATCAGCTTGCGCAACGTTATCTCGAACAAGGCGAGACAAAGCAAGCGCTGGCCACATTGATGGCGGGGGAGATGGAATGAGCGATCAAACCGTTAGCTGGGTGCCGTCCGATGCTTTTGTTGAACAATCTAACCTGCGAAACTATGAGCAGTGGTTGGAAGTGCATCGGGGGCTGAAGTTTGAGAACTATACAGCCCTTTGGGCATGGTCTGTTGACAATGTAGCGGCGTTCTGGGAAACTATGTGGGCGTATTTTGACGTCATGTCGGATACACCATATACAAAGGTACTTTCTGGGGAGGAGATGCCTGATGTGAAGTGGTTTGAAGGTGCAACTCTCAACTATGCGGCCCACATTTTTCGCCAAAAACATCCTGATCGACCGGCGCTGATATTCAAAGCAGAGGATCAGCCTGTCGTACGCATCGGTTGGGCGACGCTGGAGCGCAAGGTCTACCAGATGCAGCAATACTTGCGGGCTGCCGGCGTAAAACAAGGTGACCGTGTCGCAGCTTATCTTCCTAATATTCCAGAAGCCATCGTCGCCTTCCTGGCAGCTAATTCAATTGGTGCTGTATGGTCGTGTTGTTCTCCAGATTTTGGGGTGAACAC
It includes:
- a CDS encoding homogentisate 1,2-dioxygenase, translated to RQPDGSLYNEQLFGTIGFDGMSSLMYHIHRPTQVKEIAGSVDLAPKIAVEKNITARLLKGFQIAPADDFLESRVPLLVNNDIHIGMAAPRKSMTDYFYKNADADELLFIHEGTGTLKSLMGNIPFVPGDYLVIPRGMIYQMDFDGEANRILFSESFHPIYTPKRYRNWFGQLLEHSPFCERDYILPQELETHDEAGDFVMKIKKQGHLHTLVYSYHPFDVVGWDGYNFPYGFSIHNFEPITGRVHQPPPVHQTFETRAFVVCSFCPRLYDYHPQAIPAPYNHSNIDSDEMLYYVDGDFMSRNNIEKGHITLHPGGIPHGPHPGAYERSIGKTETEELAVMIDTFKPLMVTEAAMGIDDGKYYKSWLPHD
- a CDS encoding flavin reductase family protein — protein: MVKSIDPQSLPVRELHGYLLGAVAPRPIAFASTVDKAGNVNLSPFSFFNVFSANPPVMIFSPARRATNNTTKHTYENLLEVPEVVINIVNHPIVEQMSLTSTDYPDGVNEFAKAGLTEVPSVRVKPPRVAESPVSFECVVDDVVQLGDQGGAGNLIICRVVMLHLDDAYLDADGKLDTTRLDLVGRMGGSWYCRANGAALFEIPKPLRTRGIGVDELPASVQQSAVLTGNNLGRLGNLEHLPTADELQAARDMPAVAEILELQAKDPQSGLEQLHQLAQRYLEQGETKQALATLMAGEME